The following are encoded in a window of Thermodesulfobacterium geofontis OPF15 genomic DNA:
- a CDS encoding FtsB family cell division protein, with the protein MVLGKNMLSKRKSQIIIKPYKKKRKKRKKWFLGILIIVIIFTLSTYLILSFMVKREMKKIEEIQKENRYYKKEIQKLSNSDIPYEELLRTKYGYIKKGEKIVIYSPYYNKNETKEGVGE; encoded by the coding sequence ATGGTTTTAGGTAAAAATATGCTAAGCAAACGCAAGTCTCAGATTATTATTAAACCTTACAAAAAAAAACGAAAAAAAAGAAAAAAATGGTTTTTAGGGATTTTGATAATAGTGATTATCTTTACTCTTTCTACTTATTTAATTCTTAGTTTTATGGTAAAAAGAGAAATGAAAAAAATCGAAGAGATTCAAAAAGAAAACAGATATTATAAAAAGGAAATTCAGAAACTATCCAATTCTGATATACCCTATGAAGAACTTTTAAGAACAAAATATGGATATATAAAAAAGGGAGAAAAGATAGTTATATATTCTCCTTATTATAATAAAAATGAAACCAAAGAGGGGGTAGGAGAATGA
- the ppsA gene encoding phosphoenolpyruvate synthase → MVAHKPFILWFDEITYKDVPLVGGKNASLGEMYTKLTEKGVKVPYGFAVTAEAYKYFIKENQLDGKIRELLTGLDTHNVLDLQTRGKKIRNLILKAKMPDDLAEEIKKAYRRLEEMYFQNVDVAVRSSATAEDLPDASFAGQQETYLNISGEDNVVRAVQRCFASLFTDRAISYREDKGFNHFAVYLSVAVQKMVRSDMACSGVMFTLDTESGFRDVVYITGSWGLGEAVVQGKVNPDEYYVFKPTLKLGYKPILSKKLGSKHIKIIYGKDRRNPIKTVKTSKEERKKFVLTDEEILTLAKWAIIIEEHYGRPMDIEWAKDGDGVNVGTGELYIVQARPETVHAIKQQRYYEVYKLKGEGKVICTGKAVGSKIGQGKARVILDVSEISQFQDGEVLVTTMTDPDWEPIMKKASAIVTDKGGRTCHAAIVSRELGIPCIVGAEVATQLIKTGMEVTIDCTQGEEGRVLEGLIPYEVERIGLESLPQTKTKIMMNIGIPEQAFAQGQIPNDGVGLARIEFIISSHIGIHPLALIEYEKLKEKAKNDRKIAKVVSIIEEKTYGYENKADFYVDKLAQGIAMIGAAFYPNEVIVRFSDFKTNEYANLAGGFLYEPIESNPMIGWRGASRYYDPKFEPAFALECKAIKKVREEMGLTNVKVMIPFCRTVEEGKKVIEVMKKHGLKQGENGLEVYVMCEIPSNVILAEEFAKIFDGFSIGSNDLTQLTLGLDRDSELVAHIYDERNPAVKKLIKEVIEIAKRNNRKIGICGQAPSDFPDFAEFLVECGIDSMSLNPDTVVKTRLLVAEKEKSLEQKK, encoded by the coding sequence ATGGTAGCTCATAAACCTTTTATATTATGGTTTGATGAAATTACTTATAAAGATGTTCCTCTTGTAGGAGGTAAAAATGCCTCCTTAGGGGAAATGTATACAAAACTTACAGAAAAGGGAGTAAAGGTACCTTATGGATTTGCTGTAACCGCAGAAGCTTATAAATACTTTATAAAAGAAAACCAACTTGATGGAAAAATAAGAGAACTTTTAACAGGGCTTGATACTCACAATGTATTAGATTTGCAAACAAGAGGGAAAAAAATAAGAAACCTTATCTTAAAGGCAAAAATGCCTGATGATTTAGCAGAAGAAATTAAAAAAGCTTATCGGAGATTAGAAGAAATGTATTTCCAAAATGTTGATGTAGCAGTAAGATCCTCAGCTACTGCAGAGGACCTTCCAGATGCATCCTTTGCAGGTCAACAAGAAACCTATTTAAACATAAGTGGAGAAGATAACGTAGTAAGAGCGGTTCAAAGATGTTTTGCTTCTTTATTTACAGACAGAGCTATATCTTATAGAGAAGATAAAGGATTTAATCATTTTGCAGTTTATTTATCTGTTGCTGTTCAAAAGATGGTAAGAAGTGATATGGCCTGTTCAGGAGTTATGTTTACTTTGGATACTGAAAGTGGTTTCAGAGATGTAGTCTATATTACAGGTTCTTGGGGTTTGGGAGAAGCTGTAGTTCAAGGTAAAGTAAATCCAGATGAATATTATGTTTTTAAACCTACTTTGAAATTAGGATATAAACCTATACTTTCAAAAAAACTTGGAAGTAAACATATAAAAATAATATATGGAAAGGATAGAAGAAATCCCATTAAAACAGTTAAAACTTCTAAAGAAGAAAGAAAAAAGTTTGTATTAACTGATGAGGAGATTTTAACTCTTGCTAAATGGGCAATCATTATTGAAGAACATTATGGTAGACCTATGGATATAGAATGGGCAAAAGATGGTGATGGAGTGAATGTAGGTACAGGAGAACTTTATATTGTTCAGGCACGTCCAGAAACAGTTCATGCTATAAAACAGCAAAGATATTATGAAGTGTATAAATTAAAAGGTGAGGGTAAAGTTATATGTACTGGAAAAGCAGTAGGCAGTAAAATAGGTCAAGGCAAAGCAAGGGTTATTTTAGATGTGAGCGAGATTTCTCAATTTCAAGATGGAGAAGTTTTAGTAACTACTATGACAGATCCAGACTGGGAACCCATTATGAAAAAAGCATCAGCTATTGTAACTGATAAAGGAGGTAGAACCTGTCATGCTGCTATTGTTTCAAGAGAACTAGGCATTCCCTGTATAGTAGGAGCTGAGGTTGCTACTCAACTTATAAAAACAGGAATGGAAGTTACTATTGATTGTACTCAAGGAGAAGAAGGTAGAGTTTTAGAAGGATTAATCCCTTATGAAGTAGAAAGAATTGGTCTTGAGTCTTTACCCCAAACCAAAACAAAAATTATGATGAATATAGGTATTCCCGAACAAGCTTTTGCTCAAGGACAAATTCCAAATGATGGTGTTGGACTTGCAAGAATAGAATTTATTATAAGTTCTCATATAGGGATTCATCCTTTAGCTTTGATAGAATATGAAAAATTAAAAGAAAAAGCCAAAAATGATAGAAAGATTGCTAAAGTAGTATCTATAATAGAGGAAAAAACATATGGATATGAAAATAAAGCCGATTTTTATGTAGATAAACTTGCTCAAGGGATAGCTATGATTGGTGCTGCCTTTTACCCAAATGAGGTAATTGTAAGATTTTCAGACTTCAAAACTAATGAATATGCTAATCTTGCAGGAGGATTTTTATATGAACCTATAGAATCAAATCCTATGATAGGATGGAGAGGAGCCTCTCGTTATTATGATCCTAAATTTGAACCCGCTTTTGCCTTAGAATGTAAAGCTATTAAAAAAGTAAGAGAAGAAATGGGATTGACTAATGTAAAGGTAATGATTCCTTTTTGTAGGACTGTAGAAGAAGGGAAAAAAGTTATAGAGGTAATGAAAAAACATGGACTTAAACAGGGAGAAAATGGACTTGAAGTTTATGTAATGTGTGAAATCCCAAGTAATGTAATTTTAGCAGAAGAATTTGCTAAAATTTTTGATGGTTTTTCTATAGGGTCTAATGATTTGACCCAATTAACCTTAGGCCTTGATAGAGACTCTGAATTAGTTGCTCATATTTATGATGAAAGAAATCCTGCAGTTAAAAAACTTATAAAAGAAGTTATAGAGATTGCGAAAAGAAATAATAGAAAAATAGGAATATGTGGACAAGCTCCCAGTGATTTTCCAGATTTTGCTGAATTCTTGGTAGAATGTGGGATAGATTCTATGAGTTTAAATCCAGATACTGTTGTTAAAACAAGACTATTAGTAGCAGAAAAAGAGAAAAGTTTAGAACAGAAGAAATGA
- the smpB gene encoding SsrA-binding protein SmpB: MPQKIVCTNKKAHHLYNIEETYEAGIQLLGCEVKSLRQGRANLNDSFARVVNGEVFLYNLHISPYPHSREAQNIDPTRTRKLLLRKSEIKRLAGKVQEKGYTLIPLKIYFNERGLAKVELALAKGKKVYDRREEIKRRDLERELKRKFKIK; the protein is encoded by the coding sequence ATGCCACAAAAAATAGTTTGTACTAATAAAAAAGCTCATCATCTTTATAATATAGAAGAAACTTATGAAGCTGGGATTCAGCTTCTTGGGTGTGAAGTGAAATCTCTAAGACAAGGGAGAGCTAACTTAAATGACAGTTTTGCAAGGGTAGTTAATGGTGAGGTTTTTCTTTATAACCTTCATATAAGCCCATATCCCCATAGTAGAGAAGCTCAAAATATAGATCCTACAAGAACAAGAAAACTCCTTTTAAGAAAATCTGAAATAAAAAGATTAGCAGGAAAGGTTCAAGAAAAAGGATATACTCTTATTCCATTAAAAATTTATTTTAATGAAAGAGGACTTGCCAAAGTAGAACTTGCTTTGGCTAAAGGTAAAAAGGTTTATGATAGAAGGGAAGAAATTAAAAGAAGAGACTTAGAAAGAGAATTAAAAAGAAAGTTTAAAATTAAATGA
- a CDS encoding AAA family ATPase, translating into MKPLYLSIKGFGPYLKAEIKEDDFKFLTENKLFLISGEIGAGKTTIFDAIVYALYGESTIEGRNPADLISHFIKNKPNIIPEINFKFFLDGKTYQIIRRPSFKGRAENVSLWIENKLFSAKKEEIKAKIKELIGLDAKQFKKVFLIPQGEYRKILIAKKEERENLLETIFETFLFSNLEDFLKNKIKDLKELYQSLNEREEDLKKIAQVSNFEELKNKIEELERKQKDLENKLKFYILKKEKIEKEIKEIEHILQLQREIKELSEKFENLKSKEEEICIKKEVLKKLKILKENLIFYENFEKIKIELKNNHQKKKNLAKNLCQIEKILESLEIEIKEVYQKEKEIEKKKQELQTLKELEKRFEEKEILHKNLEKVVELFQKKAKELEIIKEKINTLKREVENAFEEKDQLNRATFLLKEREIITESLKAFEEYEKSISELKTTEKKFKELKAYYENLENLKRDLEIKNSAQYLAKFLKEGEPCPVCGSIFHPHPIKTGNFIEELKRREKELLEKKEELEKEEKRFFSLQAKIENLEEILQNKDKEKLNKDFENIEKELSNLPQKYFQNPTKNFDILSEIEKKIKNLKTQLNYFENLETKRREELENLKKEEVALRERLNIIEELIKNYSSQEFKSKIDYLEREIKEWENKKGELENNIRLLREEKIKTQTQLINIKESIKKDLQEYKKIIKKLISLKREGFLSSINDFKTQASTLSKIEEIEEEISDFFNELERIKERLKEVKNNLEIYKKKWEPLTQKTLEEEKLYSELELKKNEKRLLEEALGNLNKDIGRVEKDILHFQEILIAYEKLIKDKKSLEDEYPFLEALYNIIAGKNKKGVSFHSFVLSLFAQLILKRANFYFKEFSFGRYKFIEDEVLQKKFILEVFDHYTGSKRETKTLSGGESFLATLSLALGTSDVILYLYRTRPFESLFIDEGFGSLDENTLEKVVNTLLNLAHHSGRIIGIISHLKELKDKFPVVLEVYKNQFSGSYIKINKNF; encoded by the coding sequence ATGAAACCCCTTTATCTTTCCATAAAAGGCTTTGGACCCTATCTCAAAGCTGAAATAAAAGAAGATGATTTTAAATTTCTAACAGAAAATAAACTTTTCTTAATCTCTGGAGAAATTGGGGCGGGTAAAACAACTATTTTTGATGCAATTGTCTATGCCCTCTACGGAGAAAGCACTATAGAAGGACGTAACCCAGCTGATCTTATTTCCCATTTTATTAAAAATAAACCTAATATAATTCCTGAAATTAATTTTAAATTTTTTTTAGATGGTAAAACTTATCAAATCATAAGACGTCCTTCCTTTAAAGGAAGGGCTGAAAATGTTTCTTTATGGATTGAAAATAAACTTTTTTCAGCAAAAAAAGAGGAAATAAAAGCAAAAATAAAGGAACTTATAGGACTTGATGCCAAACAGTTCAAAAAAGTCTTTCTTATCCCTCAAGGAGAATATAGAAAAATACTAATTGCTAAGAAGGAAGAAAGAGAGAACCTTCTTGAGACTATCTTTGAAACTTTTCTTTTTTCTAATTTAGAAGATTTTTTAAAAAATAAAATAAAAGATTTAAAAGAACTTTATCAGTCATTAAATGAAAGAGAAGAAGATTTAAAAAAAATTGCTCAAGTATCTAATTTTGAAGAACTAAAAAATAAAATCGAAGAACTTGAAAGAAAACAAAAGGATTTAGAAAACAAATTAAAATTTTATATCCTTAAAAAAGAAAAAATTGAAAAAGAAATAAAAGAAATAGAACATATTTTGCAACTTCAAAGAGAAATTAAAGAACTCTCGGAAAAATTTGAAAATCTTAAAAGTAAAGAAGAGGAAATTTGTATCAAAAAGGAAGTTTTAAAAAAATTAAAAATATTAAAAGAAAACCTAATTTTTTACGAAAATTTTGAAAAAATTAAAATTGAGTTAAAAAATAATCATCAAAAAAAGAAAAATTTAGCAAAAAATCTTTGCCAGATTGAAAAAATACTTGAATCACTTGAGATTGAAATTAAAGAGGTTTATCAAAAGGAAAAGGAAATAGAAAAAAAGAAACAGGAACTTCAAACTTTAAAAGAGTTAGAAAAACGTTTTGAAGAAAAAGAAATATTACACAAAAATTTGGAAAAAGTAGTTGAGCTTTTTCAAAAAAAGGCAAAAGAATTAGAGATTATCAAAGAAAAAATAAATACTTTAAAAAGGGAAGTAGAAAATGCTTTTGAAGAAAAAGACCAATTAAATAGAGCTACTTTTTTATTAAAAGAAAGAGAGATAATCACCGAATCACTCAAAGCCTTTGAAGAATATGAAAAATCAATATCAGAATTAAAAACAACTGAAAAAAAATTTAAAGAATTGAAAGCTTATTACGAAAATCTTGAGAATTTAAAAAGAGATTTAGAAATAAAAAATAGTGCCCAATATTTAGCAAAGTTTTTAAAAGAAGGAGAACCCTGCCCTGTTTGTGGCTCAATTTTTCATCCCCATCCAATTAAAACCGGAAATTTTATAGAAGAATTAAAAAGAAGAGAAAAAGAACTTTTAGAAAAAAAAGAAGAATTAGAAAAGGAAGAAAAGAGGTTTTTTAGCTTACAAGCTAAAATAGAAAATCTTGAAGAAATTTTACAGAACAAGGATAAGGAAAAACTTAACAAAGATTTTGAAAATATAGAAAAGGAACTTTCTAATCTGCCCCAAAAATATTTTCAAAATCCTACAAAAAATTTTGATATACTTTCAGAAATAGAAAAAAAAATCAAAAATCTAAAAACTCAATTAAATTATTTTGAAAATTTGGAAACAAAAAGAAGAGAGGAATTAGAAAACTTAAAAAAAGAGGAAGTAGCATTAAGAGAACGTTTAAATATTATTGAAGAACTTATCAAAAATTATTCTTCTCAAGAATTTAAGTCAAAAATAGATTATTTAGAAAGGGAAATTAAAGAATGGGAAAATAAAAAGGGGGAATTGGAAAATAATATTCGTCTTTTAAGAGAAGAAAAAATAAAAACTCAAACCCAATTAATAAATATAAAAGAATCAATAAAAAAAGATCTTCAGGAATACAAAAAGATTATTAAAAAATTGATTAGTCTAAAAAGAGAGGGCTTTCTAAGTTCTATAAATGATTTCAAAACTCAAGCTTCTACATTATCTAAAATAGAAGAAATTGAAGAGGAAATTTCAGACTTTTTTAATGAATTGGAAAGAATTAAAGAGAGACTTAAAGAAGTTAAAAACAATTTAGAAATTTATAAAAAAAAATGGGAACCCTTAACTCAAAAAACCTTAGAAGAAGAAAAATTATATTCAGAATTAGAATTAAAAAAGAATGAAAAAAGACTTTTAGAAGAGGCTTTAGGAAATTTAAATAAAGATATAGGAAGAGTAGAAAAAGATATATTACATTTTCAAGAAATTTTAATAGCCTATGAAAAATTAATAAAAGATAAAAAATCTTTAGAAGATGAGTATCCATTCTTAGAGGCTTTATACAATATCATTGCTGGAAAAAATAAAAAAGGAGTTTCTTTCCATTCTTTTGTTCTTTCCCTTTTTGCCCAGCTTATTTTAAAAAGGGCTAATTTTTATTTTAAAGAATTTTCCTTTGGTAGATATAAATTTATAGAAGATGAAGTATTACAAAAAAAATTTATTTTAGAAGTTTTTGATCATTATACAGGGAGTAAAAGGGAGACAAAGACTCTTTCTGGAGGTGAATCCTTTTTAGCTACTCTTTCTTTAGCCCTTGGAACTTCAGATGTAATTTTATATTTATATAGGACCCGTCCTTTTGAATCCCTTTTTATTGACGAGGGTTTTGGAAGCCTTGATGAAAATACTCTTGAAAAAGTAGTTAACACCTTATTAAATTTAGCTCATCATAGTGGAAGGATAATTGGAATTATATCTCATTTAAAGGAACTAAAAGATAAATTTCCTGTAGTTTTAGAGGTTTATAAAAATCAATTTTCAGGAAGTTATATAAAAATAAATAAAAACTTTTAA
- the mobA gene encoding molybdenum cofactor guanylyltransferase translates to MRLKLLILAGGKGSRLGGKKAIIPFFGKPLIYWVFKNLKDLSSPIYISVKNETQEEEIKKELIKEKVEFDEIIFIRDLYPEIEGPLSGIISALKLFSEESAFLVAAVDQPLISKNFLNYLDLLSYIFCNQFVIVSKGREKINPFPGVYPCSLKGEMETFLFNSPKKSLFRFFQYLTTNQRIFFIENDQKIETETFININTLEDLKRAEICFYQKLKNQKM, encoded by the coding sequence ATGAGATTAAAACTGCTTATTTTAGCAGGAGGTAAAGGAAGTAGATTAGGAGGAAAAAAGGCCATTATACCATTTTTTGGAAAACCTCTTATTTATTGGGTTTTTAAAAATCTAAAAGATCTTTCCTCTCCCATTTATATTTCAGTAAAAAATGAGACTCAAGAAGAAGAAATTAAAAAAGAATTAATTAAAGAAAAAGTAGAATTTGACGAAATAATATTTATTAGAGATTTATATCCAGAAATTGAGGGGCCTTTGTCAGGTATAATTTCAGCTTTAAAACTTTTTTCAGAAGAATCTGCTTTTTTAGTGGCAGCAGTAGATCAACCCTTAATAAGTAAAAATTTTTTAAATTATTTAGATCTACTTTCTTATATTTTTTGCAATCAATTCGTAATAGTAAGTAAAGGAAGAGAAAAAATAAATCCCTTCCCCGGGGTCTATCCCTGTTCTTTGAAAGGAGAAATGGAAACTTTCTTATTTAATTCCCCCAAAAAAAGCCTTTTTAGATTTTTTCAATATTTAACTACAAATCAAAGAATTTTTTTTATTGAAAATGATCAAAAAATAGAAACTGAAACATTTATAAATATTAATACCTTAGAAGATTTAAAAAGAGCAGAAATATGTTTTTACCAGAAGCTGAAGAACCAAAAAATGTAA
- a CDS encoding response regulator yields the protein MFLPEAEEPKNVKILVVDDDASTRENLKEILSLEGYQVYTAENGKEALEMLSHLNPDIMVVDLFMPELDGISLCKIVKNNTETVDIGIILITAANDIDSRIKGLAGGADDFLNKPFLIPELKARIASLSKIKKYRDFLKNYQNLLEREVEKKTSELQKLYLQLQIAYNEIKDLSLEIIYRLAKAAEFKDEYTGFHIQRIGFYSTKIAEHLGLSKEQVELIKYSSPLHDIGKLRIPDHILLKPGPLTKDEWEIMKTHTIMGAKILEGSKIKYLKAAEKIALLHHEKWDGTGYPYGLKGKKIPLFARIVSIADVFDALTSDRPYRKAFSVEEAFEIIKNESGKHFDPELVEIFLKIKDEIIEIRTLFKDEKNNLSF from the coding sequence ATGTTTTTACCAGAAGCTGAAGAACCAAAAAATGTAAAAATTTTAGTAGTTGACGACGATGCTTCTACTCGAGAAAACCTTAAAGAAATTCTTTCATTAGAAGGCTATCAAGTTTATACTGCTGAAAATGGAAAAGAGGCTTTAGAGATGTTATCTCATCTCAATCCAGATATAATGGTTGTTGATCTTTTTATGCCTGAATTAGATGGGATATCTCTATGTAAAATTGTAAAGAATAATACTGAAACTGTAGATATAGGAATTATTTTAATCACTGCAGCTAATGATATAGATTCAAGAATTAAAGGGCTTGCAGGAGGAGCTGATGATTTTCTTAATAAACCTTTTCTTATTCCGGAGCTAAAGGCAAGAATAGCCTCTCTTTCTAAAATTAAAAAATATAGAGATTTTTTAAAAAATTATCAAAATCTGTTAGAAAGAGAAGTTGAAAAAAAGACCTCAGAACTTCAAAAACTTTACTTACAATTACAAATAGCTTACAATGAAATCAAAGATCTTTCCTTAGAGATAATTTATAGACTTGCTAAGGCTGCTGAATTTAAAGATGAATATACAGGTTTTCATATTCAAAGAATAGGTTTTTACTCTACAAAAATTGCAGAACATTTAGGATTAAGTAAAGAACAAGTCGAACTTATAAAATATAGTTCCCCTTTACATGATATTGGCAAATTGAGAATTCCCGATCATATTCTATTAAAACCTGGTCCTCTTACTAAAGATGAATGGGAAATAATGAAAACACATACTATTATGGGAGCAAAGATACTTGAAGGCTCAAAAATAAAATATCTAAAGGCTGCAGAAAAAATAGCACTTTTACATCATGAAAAATGGGATGGAACTGGTTATCCTTATGGATTAAAAGGGAAAAAGATACCTCTTTTTGCAAGAATTGTATCCATCGCTGATGTTTTTGATGCTTTAACCTCTGATAGACCTTATAGAAAAGCCTTTTCTGTAGAGGAGGCTTTTGAAATTATTAAAAATGAATCAGGCAAACACTTTGATCCCGAATTAGTTGAGATATTTTTAAAAATTAAGGATGAAATTATAGAAATAAGAACTCTCTTCAAAGACGAAAAAAACAATTTAAGTTTTTAA
- a CDS encoding DUF72 domain-containing protein, producing the protein MKVKYYIGTCGWSYYSFKGYLYPFESKPREWLKIYSQQFNTVEINATFYKIPTAKTFKKWYEETPKDFIFSVKAPKAITHIKKLREVEEDLNNFLKVISPLKEKGKILLFQLPPSFKYHKETLEKFLKILPSDYLNTIEIRNISFHNDEFIELLKKYKVCLCFSDCAGKYPSWYEVQTTDYLYIRLHGSKKLYVSSYEEEELQKLAEKIKTFKINSAFIYFDNTAEGYAVPNALRLKEILKT; encoded by the coding sequence ATGAAAGTCAAGTATTATATTGGAACCTGTGGCTGGAGTTATTATTCTTTTAAAGGCTATTTATACCCTTTTGAAAGTAAACCCAGAGAATGGTTAAAAATTTATTCTCAACAATTTAATACTGTAGAGATAAATGCTACTTTCTATAAAATCCCAACAGCAAAAACTTTTAAAAAATGGTATGAAGAGACTCCCAAAGATTTTATTTTTTCTGTTAAAGCTCCTAAAGCCATAACTCATATAAAAAAACTTAGAGAAGTAGAAGAAGATTTAAATAACTTTCTTAAAGTTATATCTCCTTTAAAAGAAAAGGGGAAGATTCTTCTATTTCAGTTACCTCCCTCCTTTAAATATCATAAAGAAACTTTAGAAAAATTTTTAAAGATTTTACCTTCAGATTATCTTAACACTATAGAAATAAGAAATATTTCTTTTCATAACGATGAGTTTATAGAACTTTTAAAAAAATATAAAGTATGCTTATGTTTTTCTGATTGTGCTGGAAAATATCCTTCTTGGTATGAAGTGCAAACTACAGACTATTTATACATTAGACTTCATGGATCAAAAAAACTTTATGTGTCAAGCTATGAGGAAGAGGAACTTCAAAAGCTTGCTGAGAAAATAAAAACTTTCAAAATTAATTCAGCTTTTATCTATTTTGATAACACAGCAGAAGGCTATGCTGTTCCTAATGCTTTGAGATTAAAAGAAATTTTAAAAACTTAA
- a CDS encoding phosphorylase family protein → MHKLTVFVPSELEAEVLKDLDLDLQIIGIGPIESALSSYEILLNKKTNLVFLTGWAGAYPETELDIGDIVVATQEIFADFGRKYKTHYASFPENLKVCNSCSLNHAFTEKVIQLLEDFDLTPVVGSFSTVCSATYDLNRAYFIKEKFDVIAENMEGFGVAKACEKLKVHMVEIRVISNLLSQPEKEWDKTKASEVLKKVWECLVKNWR, encoded by the coding sequence ATGCATAAACTAACAGTTTTTGTTCCTTCTGAATTAGAAGCAGAGGTTTTAAAAGATCTTGATTTAGATTTGCAAATTATTGGAATTGGCCCAATTGAATCTGCTTTATCTTCCTATGAAATTTTACTAAACAAAAAAACTAATTTAGTTTTTTTAACTGGTTGGGCTGGAGCCTATCCAGAAACTGAGTTAGATATAGGAGATATAGTAGTAGCAACTCAAGAAATATTTGCTGATTTTGGAAGAAAATATAAAACTCACTATGCTTCTTTCCCTGAAAATTTAAAAGTTTGCAATAGTTGTTCTTTAAACCATGCTTTTACTGAGAAAGTTATTCAACTTTTAGAAGACTTTGATTTAACTCCTGTTGTTGGGAGTTTTTCTACTGTATGTTCAGCAACTTATGATTTAAATAGAGCTTATTTTATAAAGGAAAAATTTGATGTTATAGCAGAAAACATGGAAGGTTTTGGAGTTGCTAAAGCTTGTGAAAAATTAAAGGTTCATATGGTTGAAATAAGAGTGATAAGTAACCTTCTTTCTCAACCAGAAAAGGAGTGGGATAAAACAAAGGCTTCGGAAGTTTTAAAAAAGGTTTGGGAATGCTTAGTGAAAAATTGGAGATAG
- a CDS encoding 1,4-dihydroxy-6-naphthoate synthase, producing MLSEKLEIALSPCPNDVFIVSGIILKKIKSPFEVNFYFEDIETLNNLAIKRVFPIIKASFAIWNFIFSDYELLPVGSALGFSVGPLLVGLKSYSIEDFSKLKIAIPGKYTTAHMLFNFYYQDKIEKIFVKYDQVIPFLLEGKTELGILIHEGRFLYYKYGLHKILDLGEYWEKITKAPLPLGGFFIKKALSKKIKNEIVNLFRKSINWAKNNWGEVFPLLKNYAQEMEEEIIKKHVDTYVNEYTYELKDFALEGLTILKDFLNIKKSLKDLIWGI from the coding sequence ATGCTTAGTGAAAAATTGGAGATAGCTCTTTCTCCTTGTCCTAATGATGTTTTTATAGTTTCAGGAATAATTCTTAAAAAAATTAAATCTCCTTTTGAGGTTAATTTTTATTTTGAAGATATAGAAACTTTAAATAATTTAGCTATAAAAAGAGTTTTTCCAATAATTAAAGCTTCTTTTGCTATATGGAATTTTATCTTTTCTGATTATGAGCTTTTACCTGTTGGCTCTGCCCTTGGATTTAGTGTAGGCCCCTTACTTGTAGGATTAAAATCCTATTCAATTGAAGATTTTAGCAAATTAAAAATTGCTATCCCTGGAAAATATACTACTGCTCATATGCTTTTTAATTTTTATTATCAAGATAAAATAGAAAAAATCTTCGTAAAATATGACCAAGTAATTCCCTTCTTATTAGAAGGTAAAACTGAACTTGGGATTCTTATTCATGAAGGAAGATTTTTGTACTATAAATATGGTTTACATAAAATTTTAGATCTGGGAGAATATTGGGAAAAAATTACTAAAGCCCCTCTTCCCTTAGGAGGATTTTTTATTAAAAAAGCCTTATCAAAAAAAATTAAAAACGAAATTGTTAATCTTTTTAGAAAAAGTATTAATTGGGCTAAAAATAATTGGGGAGAGGTTTTTCCTTTATTAAAAAATTATGCTCAAGAAATGGAAGAAGAAATTATTAAAAAACATGTTGATACCTATGTAAATGAGTATACCTATGAATTAAAAGATTTTGCTTTAGAAGGCTTGACAATTTTAAAGGACTTCTTAAATATTAAAAAATCTTTAAAAGATCTCATTTGGGGAATTTAA